The Mastomys coucha isolate ucsf_1 unplaced genomic scaffold, UCSF_Mcou_1 pScaffold11, whole genome shotgun sequence genome includes a window with the following:
- the LOC116082436 gene encoding LOW QUALITY PROTEIN: cytochrome P450 11B2, mitochondrial-like (The sequence of the model RefSeq protein was modified relative to this genomic sequence to represent the inferred CDS: inserted 2 bases in 1 codon), with the protein MATALRVTANMWLARPWRYLHRTRAMGTTATLAPKTLQPFEHSVGRTQIVSVMRPEDAEKLHQVESTLPRRMHLEPWVAHRELRGLRRGVFLLNGAEWRLNRLRLNPNVLSPKAVQNFVPMVDMVARDFLETLKKKVLQNARGSLTMDVQQSLFNYSIEASNFALFGERLGLLGHDLSPGNLKFIHALHSMFKSTTQLLFLPKSLTRWTSARVWKEHFDAWDVISEYANRCIWKVHQELRLGNSQTYSGIVAELISQGALPLDAVKANSMELTAGSVDTTAIPLAMTLFELARNPDVQQALRQESMAAEASIAANPQXXXXXLPCPALLKEAADLTLGWHLPTXTLVLLYLYSMGRNPAVFPRPERYMPQRWLERKRSFQHLAFGFGVRQCLGRRLAEVEMLLLLHHILKTFQVETLRQEDVQMVYRFVLMPSSSPVLTFRPVS; encoded by the exons ATGGCGACGGCTCTCAGGGTGACAGCAAACATGTGGCTGGCAAGACCCTGGCGGTACCTGCACAGGACTAGAGCAATGGGCACCACGGCAACACTGGCCCCCAAGACACTGCAGCCCTTTGA GCACAGTGTAGGAAGAACACAGATCGTGTCTGTGATGCGGCCAGAGGATGCGGAGAAGCTGCACCAGGTGGAAAGTACACTTCCCCGTCGGATGCACCTGGAGCCCTGGGTGGCCCACAGAGAACTCCGTGGCTTGAGACGTGGTGTGTTCTTGCT AAATGGGGCAGAATGGCGTCTCAACCGACTGCGGCTGAACCCAAATGTGCTGTCACCAAAAGCCGTTCAAAATTTTGTCCCCATGGTGGACATGGTAGCAAGGGACTTCTTGGAGACCCTGAAAAAGAAGGTGCTTCAGAATGCTCGTGGGAGCCTGACCATGGATGTCCAGCAAAGCCTCTTCAACTACTCTATAGAAG CCAGCAACTTTGCCCTTTTTGGAGAGCGGCTGGGCCTCCTTGGCCATGACCTGAGCCCTGGCAACCTGAAGTTTATCCATGCCCTGCATTCTATGTTTAAGTCCACCACACAGCTCCTGTTCTTACCCAAGAGCCTGACTCGCTGGACAAGCGCTCGGGTGTGGAAAGAACATTTTGATGCTTGGGATGTCATCTCTGAGTATG CCAACAGATGTATCTGGAAGGTGCACCAGGAGCTCAGACTTGGCAACTCTCAGACCTACAGTGGCATTGTGGCGGAACTAATATCTCAGGGAGCTTTGCCTCTCGATGCCGTCAAAGCGAACTCTATGGAGCTCACCGCTGGGAGTGTCGACACG ACAGCAATCCCCTTGGCAATGACCCTTTTCGAGCTGGCTCGGAACCCGGATGTTCAGCAGGCCCTGCGGCAGGAAAGCATGGCAGCTGAGGCCAGCATCGCTGCAAATCCCCAG NNNNNNNNNNNNNNATTGCCTTGCCCTGCATTACTCAAAGAGGCAGCTGACCTTACCCTTGGTTGGCATCTGCCCAC GACATTGGTCCTACTTTATCTCTACTCCATGGGCCGAAACCCTGCAGTGTTCCCAAGGCCCGAACGCTATATGCCTCAGCGCTGGCTGGAGAGGAAAAGGAGTTTTCAGCACTTGGCCTTTGGTTTTGGAGTGCGCCAGTGCCTGGGGAGGCGCCTGGCAGAGGTGGAGATGCTGCTCCTGCTTCATCAT ATACTGAAAACCTTCCAGGTGGAgacactgaggcaagaggacGTACAGATGGTCTACCGCTTTGTTTTGATGCCCAGCTCCAGCCCCGTCCTCACTTTCCGGCCTGTCAGTTAG